The nucleotide sequence TTGGGGATCATTGTTTTGGCCGTGGTGGCTAGCTTGGCGAAAACCGGAACCGTAGAGATTAGTAATGTTGTTTATCTGATCATCAGTTCCATCGTCTTTTTGGTGGGATCAGTTGTTTTAGGACGATTGCTCAGTCCCTATTTCCTCGGCCTGGTGGATCGCTTGGGAACTCGGGGTAGCTTACTGATTCCGTCCCTCATTTTTGCCTTTGCTCTGGCCTATGTGGCGGTGGCATTACAATTGGAGGCAATTTTAGGGGCATTCACGGCTGGCCTGGTTTTGGGAGAAACGGAACGACGGCGGGAGTTGGAAGAACAGGTTGTGCCGATTGCTGATATGCTTGTGCCCATTTTCTTTGTCTGCGTGGGGGCGAAAACCGATATTAGTGTCCTTAATCCCCTCGTCCCTGAAAACCGCCCAGGCCTGATTATTGCCTCCTTTTTGATTGTGGTGGGGATATTAGGCAAGATGGTAACTGGCTTAACTGTCTTTGGCCGGCCGGGGATTAACCGCTTGGCGATTGGGGTCGGGATGGTGCCACGGGGGGAAGTAGGCTTAATTTTTGCCGCAGTCGGGACAGCTAGTGGGGTTCTCTCTAAATCCTTGGATGCCGCCATTATTGCGATGGTCATCATTACTACCTTTGTCGCCCCGCCCCTGTTGCGAATTGTCTTTAAGCCTGCCGCCGTCATTGTTCCCGCCTTAGCCACAGAAGAGGGCCTCGCTATTGCCAGTGAAGCCGGAGAGTCAGAATCCTAGGCAGAGCCAAGAAACAATATTGTGAAGATTGGTAAGCTAGGGCGTTGGGCATCAATAATTTAGACAAGCTGCGATGCCTGCGGCAATCCAACAAGCTTCTATCTCACACCCGGACAAGCATCAGATTTAGACAGGACTGTAGAGCCTTGCTGTACCTTCAGTAGGCGAACGCCAATGTTCGGAGATGACGCGCCCTAGGTTTGCCAAGGGTCAGGTGGCGGTTCTGGTCAAGGAGAGCGATTAAACATATGTTGCAACATCTGATTCACATAAACCTGCCCATAGATTGTCTTAGTGGAGGTCTCAGTAATTTGCTCTGTTGCCTCAGTCACAACATCTAGGGTTTCTTGGTTTGTTTTCATGACTGGAGCTTCTGGCGGACTAGATGCTGGTTCCTCCAAAGGTTCAGTAGTTAGTGAAGGAGATGGTGGGGCAATTTCTGGGCTATCCTGGGGCGGCTCCAGGGTTGAATTTTCTAAAATGGGCACTTGCCGACTTGTATCACCCAATAGGGATCCAGGCGGAATCACGGCTCCAGCGGCCACAGAAGTATTGATTAAGGTTGTGGCAGCCCCAATACAGGCCTGGGCGGCAATTTCACCAGAGCCAATAAACAATACTCCCGCTCCCAAACTAGCTCCTGTTGCCACCACCATCTTGCCCCCTTGGGCGTGGAGAATCGTACCCATCCCAATACAGGCCCCGGCAGCAATTTCTAGGCGGCTTCCTGATTCGGCCCAGAGCAACACCCCAGAGGCAATCACGGCATGGGGATGAATGAATACCTCTCCCACACAATGGGCCTGGGGATAATTGAGTGGGGCCAGGGGCGGTAAGTGCTTAGCCATCAAGGCCAGCCTCCCGAAATAGGGCAAACGTACTTATTTCTTTGTCGGTTGTTGGATGATCACTTCTGCCACCCGTTTTTTGGCTTTCGGGTCAATCCCAATTAAGCGGACATATTCCCCAGAAAATTGTTGAACAGAGGCCGCTAAAGCTGCAACAGCTTCTCCCTCATGGCGAGCATTGATGACCGGGCCACTTTGCCAAGAACTGGTGCGATAGCGGCGGACATCAGCGTGTTCCGTTCCTAATTGATAACCCTGTTGCAGCAGTTGGCGAATTTGGGCCACCACATCGGCACTGAAGCCATTGGCATTACTGGAACTTGGGGTTGGGCTAGGGGCAGCAAAACCTTTGCTCTTAGCTGTTTTGCCATTAGTAGTTGATTTACTACCGGGCGCGCCTTGGGGTCGTTGAATAATGGTTTCGGTGACCCGAGTTTTGGCTTTGGCATCCACCCCAATCAACCGGATATAATCCTTGGGATGGGCGGCTAAGAATCCCTGTAGCTCGGACATGGCATTACTTGGGGAGAGTTTAATCCCACTGTGCCAAGAACTGGTTTTGAACCGGCGAGCATCGGCATATTCGGTCATCACCTGACAACCACGGCGAATTAAATCCTGTACCTGAGTATTGAGGTCACTGTCTGCACTAACAGCACTACTGCCCCCTGCGGCATGACTTCCCCCAGAGGTAGAGGGGATCACGGCAGCCTGGCCTGGGCGTTGGATGACTTGCTCTAAAACCCGGCGTTTGTTTTTCGTATCAATTCCGATCAACCGGACATATTCGCCGCTGTGTTCAGCTAAACAGGTATTCAACGCAGCAATGATCCCGGATTCATGGGTAGCGCTAATCGGGGCGCAGGTATGCCAAGAATTAATCCGATAGCGGCGGGGATCGGCGTGTTCCGTGCCAATTTGATAGCCCTGTTGCAATAGTTGCCGGACTTGCCCAATAACCGAACTATCGATCCCAGAGGAGCTAGGTGCAGATGTTGTGCCCGGACGGCTGGAAACTCCAGGGGTAAACGATGTTGTAGTTGGGACATCTCCCGGCCGTTGAATGACTTGCTCTAAAACCCGACGTTTGTTTTTGGTGTCAATCCCAATCAAGCGGACATATTCGCCACTGTGTTCGGCTAAACAGGTATTCAGGGCTGCGACCACATCCGGCTCACGGCTGGCGGTAATCGGGGCGCAGGTATGCCAGGAATTGATTCGATAGCGGCGGGGGTCAGCGTGTTCCGTACCAATTTGAAAGCCTTGTTGCAACAGTTGCCGGACTTGTGAGACCACTTCTGACGTTAAACCCATAGTACTACCCTGCTTGCTTAAATGTTTGACCTGTTTCTGTGGAGTGGATTTGGCGGTGCCGGTTTTGAGTTCATCGCGGAGAGGGGCAATACACGCGACATTATCCACACAGCGATACCCTGACCGGAGAGCATCATTAATTTCGACAACGTGCTGGGCAAAGTGGACATCCGTGGCTTCTACATCTGGTAAGCGGTCAGCCTGGGCCTGGGTGGTAATCACGGCTCCCGATGGCACATACTTCCCCGGAGGTAGCTCAACATCCTGGACTAAGGCGTGCATCATGACGATACAGCCTTTGCCAAGGCGGGCATTAAATACCGTTGAGCGAAAGCCAATAAAGCACTCTGCCCCGATGTAGCATGGCCCGTGAATTAAGGCCATGTGGGTAATGGAAGCATCCTCACCAATCCAGACAGAATACTCCTGACCGTCATCCCCTTGCACACGCCCCTGTTCCAGGCCATGAATCACTACCCCATCCTGAATGTTGGTGCCAGGCCCGATATAAAAGGGAGTCCCTTCGTCAGCCCGAATCGAAGTACTGGGGGCAATATGCACATCGGCCTTCACCCGCACATCCCCAATCAGATTAGTAAAGGCGTGGACATAGGCGGAGGAGTCAATCTGGGGTTCGGCTAAGTCTTTTGACCAAGGGGTAGGAGGAGCCGGGTAGGTTTGCACTGCCATATTTATTCTTAGTAGTATTGTTGTCGTTTGCTATACAGCAGGCCGTTATCTAAACTCACGGTGTCAATAATGGCCACAACTGCGGCATCAATGGGTTTTTCAACTGCCCCCGCAATTTGTCGGGCCCCACTGCCGCGACTGATCAAGACCCATTCCGCGGCCCCAGCCCCCACGGTATCGGCGGCCACTTCATACCCTGGAATTGGCTCACCCTGTTCATCAAGAAGCTGTACCACGAGGAATTTAACCCCCGTGAGACTGCTTTCTTTTTGCGTGCTGGTGACGGTGCCGCGGACTTGAGCAATTTGCATTATGGCCGGCCTAGGGGACGAATACCGCTAACACTTTCCCGGAACTGTTCAAC is from Synechococcus sp. PCC 6312 and encodes:
- a CDS encoding ribulose bisphosphate carboxylase small subunit — its product is MAVQTYPAPPTPWSKDLAEPQIDSSAYVHAFTNLIGDVRVKADVHIAPSTSIRADEGTPFYIGPGTNIQDGVVIHGLEQGRVQGDDGQEYSVWIGEDASITHMALIHGPCYIGAECFIGFRSTVFNARLGKGCIVMMHALVQDVELPPGKYVPSGAVITTQAQADRLPDVEATDVHFAQHVVEINDALRSGYRCVDNVACIAPLRDELKTGTAKSTPQKQVKHLSKQGSTMGLTSEVVSQVRQLLQQGFQIGTEHADPRRYRINSWHTCAPITASREPDVVAALNTCLAEHSGEYVRLIGIDTKNKRRVLEQVIQRPGDVPTTTSFTPGVSSRPGTTSAPSSSGIDSSVIGQVRQLLQQGYQIGTEHADPRRYRINSWHTCAPISATHESGIIAALNTCLAEHSGEYVRLIGIDTKNKRRVLEQVIQRPGQAAVIPSTSGGSHAAGGSSAVSADSDLNTQVQDLIRRGCQVMTEYADARRFKTSSWHSGIKLSPSNAMSELQGFLAAHPKDYIRLIGVDAKAKTRVTETIIQRPQGAPGSKSTTNGKTAKSKGFAAPSPTPSSSNANGFSADVVAQIRQLLQQGYQLGTEHADVRRYRTSSWQSGPVINARHEGEAVAALAASVQQFSGEYVRLIGIDPKAKKRVAEVIIQQPTKK
- a CDS encoding EutN/CcmL family microcompartment protein, with the translated sequence MQIAQVRGTVTSTQKESSLTGVKFLVVQLLDEQGEPIPGYEVAADTVGAGAAEWVLISRGSGARQIAGAVEKPIDAAVVAIIDTVSLDNGLLYSKRQQYY
- a CDS encoding cation:proton antiporter encodes the protein MPLPSLLPFFSHPLWADLALEADPAETGPLILAAVLLSLVVIYLASKVGGEICLRINFPAVLGELVGGVIVGISVLHLLVFSEGGAVEPSLISTLLQQTAGMEPDLTALISQTCSEVISVMSEIGVIILLFEIGLESDLPGLLQAGLQAAVVAIVGVAVPFIAGTIGLIYFFHIDTIPAIFAGAALTATSIGITAKVLAEMQRLSSPEGQIIIGAAVLDDILGIIVLAVVASLAKTGTVEISNVVYLIISSIVFLVGSVVLGRLLSPYFLGLVDRLGTRGSLLIPSLIFAFALAYVAVALQLEAILGAFTAGLVLGETERRRELEEQVVPIADMLVPIFFVCVGAKTDISVLNPLVPENRPGLIIASFLIVVGILGKMVTGLTVFGRPGINRLAIGVGMVPRGEVGLIFAAVGTASGVLSKSLDAAIIAMVIITTFVAPPLLRIVFKPAAVIVPALATEEGLAIASEAGESES